Genomic DNA from Acuticoccus sp. MNP-M23:
TGATCTGCCCGCCCTTTTCATCGGCAAGCGCGATGAGGTCGCCGTTGGTCAAAAGCGCGCCGATGGAGAGCACGACCGCCTTCTTGCCGTTCTCGACGAAGGGGCGGACGATCTCGCCGAACAAGGCCGCAGGGGCGCACTCGACCACAATGTCGGCGTAGGGCTCGAGTTTGCCGATGGCGACGACCGGGATGTTCGGGCCGATGGCAGCAAGCTTTGCCCTGGCGCCTTCGATGTTGCGGGCAGACACGGCGCCGATCTCGAAGCCCGGCAGGCTCCCCGACTGGACGGCCTCCACCACCTGAAGGCCGATGGCCCCCAGCCCTGCGACCGCAAGGCGGATGTTGGCGGGAGCGGTGGTTGCATCTGCTGGCGGCAAGGAAATGGCCTCTTGGTGATCGGATGGTCCGGCGACGATGGCTGTCGCCCGGTTTCGACGGTGGCGCTGATTGCACAGTGACAAAGGTTAGAAGCGGTCTTGATGAGCCGACAACTCATTAATGAGCCGCAACGCATGATTTTTAGTCATGTATGGAGTTGCCCATAAAGCGGGCACAAGTGGCGCTTATTTCAGCCGTTGCCGGTCTTTTTCTGCCGTCTCGTAGGGGGCTGCCTGCGCTGCGATCCATTCCCGAAACGCCTTTATCATCGGGAAATCCCACTGATGCTCGCGCCCGAGGAGATAGTAGCTGCCGGCGCTGCGCACGGTGTGGGCGATGGCCGGAACGAGGCGGCCGGAGGCAATGTCCTCTTCCACCAGAACGCGCGGGATGACGGCCACGCCATCGCCGCGCCTCGCTGCCGCCATCACCATGAAATAATGGCCGAATTTCGGTTCTTCCGGTGTGATTGTCACGGTGAGGCCGGCCGCGTTGAAATAGTCCTGCCAGGCGTTGCCGCGGGTGGCGTTGTGGATCAGCGGGTAGGCGAGCAGGTCTTCCGGCTTTACGGGCGCTGCCCCCGTAAAGAAGTCGGGCGCGGCGACAGGGACCAGCTCGTCCACCATCAGCCGTTCCGATCTGAGGCTGTCGCTGTCCTCGATCATCTTGAGGTCGATCCGCGGCGCGTCGGGGTCGTCCGAGGCGTCGATCCGGCCGACGCGGATCGCAAGGTCCACCTCGTCGCGCGAAAAGTTCACGGCGCCGATGGAGGTGGCCAGATGCACCTCGATGGTGGGGTTGCGCGTGGAAAAGTCCTCCAGCCGGGGCATCAGCCAGCTCATGGCAAAGGTGGGCAGCGCCGACACGGTCAGAACGCCGCTGGCCTTGCGCTTTTCCACTCGCGCGACGCTGCGCTCCAGCTCGTCCAGTGCGCCGCGCACGCCGGGGTAGAGGTCGGCACCGTCGGCTGTCAGCGCGATCCGCCGCACATGGCGGACGAAAAGCGGCACGCCGATTTCCGCCTCCAGCGTCTTGATCTGGCGCGACACGGCCCCTTGCGTGACATTCAGCTCGTCCGCCGCTGCCGAAAAGCTGAGCTTGCGCGCCGCCGCCTCGAAAACCCGCAGAGCGTTGAGCGAGGGCAGTCTACGGCGCATGGGGGAGGCGGTCCTCGAAACTCACAGCGTCACAATAGGCGATCGCATCCGCACCGTCGATCATTGCCGCCGGGGCGCAAAGGCGGACTGAGAGGCAAGCGGGCCGGGTCCGGGCAGAGACATGATGCGCGACACGGGCTATCGGTTGCGGCGGTGCGTGCGCGCCGGAGCCGACAAGAACAATCCGAGGAAAGCCAAGATGGCGTTGATCACCTATCTCACCAAGATCCAGTTCGAGGCGGGGGCCCGGGCCCTGCTGAAGGACGAGCTGGACGCGCTCGGCTGCAAGGCGCCGCTGATTGTGGCCGACAAGGGCATTGTGGCCGCCGGGCTGGTTGCGGAGGTGCTGAAGGCGGGCGGGCTCAGCGCCGACACCCCCGTCTATGACGGCACGCCGGAAAACCCGACCGAGGCCGCCGTCCATGAGGCGCTCGACCTTTACCGCGCGCACGATTGCGACGGGATCGTGGGTCTTGGCGGCGGCTCGCCGCTGGACCTTGCCAAGGCCGTTTCGCTGATGGCGACGCACGATGGCGCGCTGGCCGACTATGCCGTCATCCTCGGGGGCCTTGGACGTATCCGCAAGGACAAGCCGCCGGTGGTGGCGATCCCGACGACGGCCGGCACCGGCAGCGAGGTGGGCCGCGCCGCGCTCCTCACCCTCGAAGACGGTCGCAAGCTGGGCTTCATCTCGCCCTACATGATCCCCGACGTCGCGATCTGCGACCCCGAACTGACCGTAGGCCTGCCCCCGATGCTGACCGCCGCCACCGGCATGGATGCGTTGACCCACTGCATCGAGACCTACCTCAGCCCCCGCTACAACCCACCCGCGGAGGCCATCGCGCTTGACGGTCTGCACCGTGTTGCGCGCAATATCCGCGAGGCGACGCGCAACGGAAGCGACATGGACGCGCGCACCGAAATGATGATGGGCGCCCTTCAGGGCGGGATGACCTTCCAGAAAGGGCTGGGGGCGGTCCACTCCCTGTCGCACCCGCTTGGCGCTCTCAAGCATCTGCGGCTCCACCACGGGACGCTGAATGCGGTGCTGCTGCCGGCGGTGCTCGCCTTCAACGCCGAAGGGGCGAGCGACGCGGCCGCCGCCAAATATGTGGCGCTCGCCGGCATTCTGGGCGCTGCTCGGCCAGCCGACCTGCCGGCCACCATCGAAGCCCTCAACCGAGACCTTGGCATGCCGTCCAATCTTACCGAAATGGGCGTCCCGGCGGATGTGTTCGACGGGGTTGCCGACAATGCGGTGCTCGATCATTCCACCGCCACCAACGCGCGGCCCATCGAGAAGGCCGACTTTGTGGCGATCCTCAACGCGGCGCTTTAGGAGCGATCAGCCCGGCGGGGTGATGCCAAGCCGGGAAAGCCGGGTGGCGGCGCCGAGGTTGAGCGGGCGCTCGGGCAGTTGGCCGCGGCTGAGGGCGCGCACCTGCGCCACCGTTTCCATGGCCTGATGCTCAACCGCGCTGGGCGTCAGGCCCGCCATGTGGGGCGTGGCGATCACGTCGGCACGGCGGGCGAGCGCCGGGTTCGGCTGCTGGTCTGCCGCGCGGCCCACATCCATGGCAGCGCCGGCAATCTCGCCAGCCTCCAGCGCTGCCAGCAACGCCGCCTCGTCCACCAGTTCGCCCCGCGCCAGGTTGATGAAGAAGGCGTGGGGCTGCATCTGCGCAAAGGCAGCGCCGTCCATCAGGTTGCGCGTCTGGGGGATCGACACCGCCAGGCAGACCACAAAGTCCGCCTCCGCCAGAAGCGTGCCGAACGAAACGTTCTCGCACCCCGGCAGGTCCGCGCTCCGGTGCGGGTCGTTGACCAGAACGCGCAGTCCAAGCGGCGCGGCAATGGCGGCAAGATGCTGTCCGATCTCGCCATAGCCGACAATGCCGACGGTGGAGCCGCGCAGCTGGCGCCCCATTCGCCCTTCCGGCACGCGGCCGCTGCGAAAATCGCAGACGCTGCGGGAAATGCCGCGCGCCAGGTCGATCATGTAGCCGAGCCCCATTTCGGCAACCGATACGCCGAACCCCGGCGTGGCGCGTGTCACCAGAACGCCGTGGCGGCTTGCTGCATCAATGTCGATGGTGGAGACGTCCACGGCGCAGCGCAGGAAGGCAGCAAGGTCCGGCGCGTTTGCAAACGTTTCTGCCTCGCCGGGCGTCATCCGGTCGGCGACGATTATGCTGCAACCG
This window encodes:
- a CDS encoding iron-containing alcohol dehydrogenase, producing MALITYLTKIQFEAGARALLKDELDALGCKAPLIVADKGIVAAGLVAEVLKAGGLSADTPVYDGTPENPTEAAVHEALDLYRAHDCDGIVGLGGGSPLDLAKAVSLMATHDGALADYAVILGGLGRIRKDKPPVVAIPTTAGTGSEVGRAALLTLEDGRKLGFISPYMIPDVAICDPELTVGLPPMLTAATGMDALTHCIETYLSPRYNPPAEAIALDGLHRVARNIREATRNGSDMDARTEMMMGALQGGMTFQKGLGAVHSLSHPLGALKHLRLHHGTLNAVLLPAVLAFNAEGASDAAAAKYVALAGILGAARPADLPATIEALNRDLGMPSNLTEMGVPADVFDGVADNAVLDHSTATNARPIEKADFVAILNAAL
- the gcvA gene encoding transcriptional regulator GcvA; amino-acid sequence: MRRRLPSLNALRVFEAAARKLSFSAAADELNVTQGAVSRQIKTLEAEIGVPLFVRHVRRIALTADGADLYPGVRGALDELERSVARVEKRKASGVLTVSALPTFAMSWLMPRLEDFSTRNPTIEVHLATSIGAVNFSRDEVDLAIRVGRIDASDDPDAPRIDLKMIEDSDSLRSERLMVDELVPVAAPDFFTGAAPVKPEDLLAYPLIHNATRGNAWQDYFNAAGLTVTITPEEPKFGHYFMVMAAARRGDGVAVIPRVLVEEDIASGRLVPAIAHTVRSAGSYYLLGREHQWDFPMIKAFREWIAAQAAPYETAEKDRQRLK
- a CDS encoding NAD(P)-dependent oxidoreductase — its product is MRVFLPHTPDMLANYYGPRALAALREIADVAINDTGGILRGAALAEAAAGCSIIVADRMTPGEAETFANAPDLAAFLRCAVDVSTIDIDAASRHGVLVTRATPGFGVSVAEMGLGYMIDLARGISRSVCDFRSGRVPEGRMGRQLRGSTVGIVGYGEIGQHLAAIAAPLGLRVLVNDPHRSADLPGCENVSFGTLLAEADFVVCLAVSIPQTRNLMDGAAFAQMQPHAFFINLARGELVDEAALLAALEAGEIAGAAMDVGRAADQQPNPALARRADVIATPHMAGLTPSAVEHQAMETVAQVRALSRGQLPERPLNLGAATRLSRLGITPPG